One genomic window of Fusarium verticillioides 7600 chromosome 2, whole genome shotgun sequence includes the following:
- a CDS encoding nucleolar GTP-binding protein, producing the protein MKTTWKDIPPVPTQQEFLDIVLSRTQRKLPTQIRAGFKISRIRAFYTRKVKFTQETFSEKFGAILESFPRLQDIHPFHKDLLNTLYDADHFRIALGQMSTAKHLIETISRDYVRLLKYGQSLFQCKQLKRAALGRMATLIKRLKDPLMYLDQVRQHLGRLPSIDPNTRTLLICGYPNVGKSSFLKSVTRADVDVQPYAFTTKSLFVGHFDYKYLRFQAIDTPGILDHPLEEMNTIEMQSITAIAHLRSAIMYFMDLSEQCGYTVSAQIALFKSIKPLFSNKLVFVVVNKIDVTRPEDLEPELQAELQSILKSGEVEMLQLSCNTQEGVQEVKNAACERLIAERVNQKLKAGTNNSGNIGGRLADVMSRIHVAQPMGGQTLETFIPEGVKDRKKYDKADPERRRLARDEEEENGGAGVFNVDMKADYMLANPEWKYDKIPEIYDGKNVYDFIDPDIEAKLQALEEEEEKLEAEGFYESDEDIEDDEEAEVMRKAELIREKQQLIRNEARMKKRLKNQAIIPRKQMKKPLSEFEDALDQLGVDTTDIAERARSRSRPRGRSTSRMGTEDPDAMDVDGGRSSTPRERMRSMSRPRSRAPTVSRRDDGVTDEATRSKADRIARLNQKRMNRMARQGEGDRHTTASITKHLVVGKRGMGKTNRR; encoded by the exons atgaagacgaccTGGAAGGACATCCCCCCGGTGCCTACTCAGCAGGAGTTTCTGGATATTGTTCTGAGCCGGACCCAGCGCAAGCTGCCAACGCAGATTCGCGCTGGTTTCAAGATCAGCCGTATTCGAG ccttctACACTCGAAAGGTCAAGTTCACACAAGAGACCTTCTCAGAGAAGTTCGGCGCCATCCTCGAGAGTTTCCCTCGTCTGCAGGACATCCACCCTTTCCACAAGGATCTCCTCAACACCCTCTACGATGCCGACCATTTCAGGATCGCCCTCGGTCAGATGTCCACCGCCAAGCATCTGATTGAGACCATCTCCCGTGATTATGTCCGTCTCCTCAAGTACGGCCAGTCTCTGTTCCAGTgcaagcagctcaagaggGCCGCTCTCGGTCGCATGGCCACCCTCATTAAGCGACTTAAGGACCCTCTTATGTACCTCGATCAGGTCCGCCAGCATCTCGGACGTCTGCCCTCGATCGACCCCAACACTCGAACACTGCTTATCTGCGGTTACCCCAATGTTGGAAAGTCTAGTTTCCTCAAGAGCGTTACTCGCGCCGATGTCGACGTCCAGCCCTATGCTTTCACCACAAAGAGTCTGTTTGTCGGTCACTTCGACTACAAGTATCTCCGCTTCCAGGCCATCGATACACCCGGTATTTTGGATCACCCTCTAGAGGAGATGAACACCATTGAGATGCAAAGTATCACCGCCATTGCCCATTTGAGATCCGCCATTATGTACTTTATGGATCTTTCAGAGCAGTGTGGATACACAGTTAGCGCCCAGATTGCtctcttcaagagcatcaagcctCTGTTCTCCAACAAGCTTGTCTTCGTCGTTGtcaacaagattgatgtCACCCGACCCGAGGACCTCGAACCCGAGCTTCAGGCCGAGCTCCAAAGCATCCTCAAGTCTGGTGAGGTCGAGATGCTCCAATTGTCCTGCAACACTCAGGAGGGTGTTCAGGAGGTCAAGAATGCTGCTTGCGAGCGCTTGATCGCTGAGCGTGTtaaccagaagctcaaggctggtaCCAACAACAGCGGAAACATTGGTGGCCGTCTGGCTGATGTTATGTCCCGTATCCACGTTGCTCAGCCCATGGGTGGTCAGACTCTTGAGACTTTCATCCCCGAGGGTGTCAAGGACCGCAAGAAGTACGACAAGGCCGACCCCGAGCGCCGAAGACTCGCtcgtgatgaagaggaggagaatggtggtgctggtgtctTCAACGTCGACATGAAGGCTGACTACATGCTCGCCAACCCCGAGTGGAAGTACGACAAGATTCCCGAGATCTACGATGGCAAGAACGTCTACGACTTTATCGATCCTGATATTGAGGCTAAGCTCCAGGctctcgaagaagaggaggagaagctcgaggctgagggCTTCTatgagtctgatgaggacattgaggatgatgaggaggccgAGGTCATGCGCAAGGCCGAGCTGATCCGcgagaagcagcagctcatCCGCAACGAGGCCCGCATGAAGAAGCGtctcaagaaccaggccATCATCCCCCGcaagcagatgaagaagcccCTCTCCGAGTTCGAGGATGCCCTCGACCAGCTCGGTGTCGACACCACCGATATTGCCGAGCGTGCTCGCTCAAGGTCTCGGCCTCGTGGCCGTTCCACATCTCGCATGGGTACCGAGGATCCCGATGCCATGGATGTCGACGGTGGTCGCAGCAGCACCCCCCGCGAGCGTATGCGCTCTATGAGCCGACCTCGAAGCCGTGCTCCTACTGTCAGCCGCCGCGACGATGGTGTCACAGACGAGGCTACTCGATCCAAGGCCGATCGTATCGCCAGGCTCAACCAGAAGCGCATGAACCGCATGGCTCGACAGGGAGAGGGCGATCGACACACGACCGCTTCCATCACCAAGCATTTG GTCGTCGGAAAGCGTGGCATGGGCAAGACAAACCGCAGATAG
- a CDS encoding orotate phosphoribosyltransferase: MSSQLAPYKQEFLQAAIAGEILKFGSFELKSKRISPYFFNAGLFHTARLAGAIATAFAKSISEAQQETGLDFDIIFGPAYKGIPLASSIAVKLGEIAPENLDRVSYSFDRKEAKDHGEGGNIVGAPLKGKKILIVDDVITAGTAKREAIDKIRKEGGIVVGIVVALDRMEKLPATDGDESKPGPSAIGELRKEYGIPIFAILTLDDIIAGMKSFASEDDIKRTEEYRLKYKASD; the protein is encoded by the coding sequence atgtcttctcaaCTCGCCCCCTACAAGCAAGAATTCTTGCAGGCTGCCATCGCTGGCGAGATCCTCAAGTTTGGCAGCTTCGAGCTCAAATCAAAGCGCATCTCACCTtacttcttcaacgccgGCCTCTTCCACACTGCCCGTCTCGCCGGTGCCATTGCTACTGCTTTCGCCAAGTCCATCTCTGAGGCTCAGCAAGAGACCGGCCTTGacttcgacatcatctttggtcCCGCTTACAAGGGCATTCCTCTTGCTTCCTCCATCGCTGTCAAGCTCGGCGAGATCGCCCCTGAGAACCTCGACCGTGTTTCTTACTCTTTCGATcgcaaggaagccaaggatcACGGTGAGGGTGGCAACATTGTCGGTGCGCCTctgaagggaaagaagatccTCATTGTTGACGATGTCATCACTGCTGGAACTGCCAAGCGTGAGGCCATCGACAAGATCCGAAAGGAGGGCGGTATCGTTGTCGGTATTGTCGTTGCCCTCGACCGCATGGAGAAGCTCCCTGCTACCGATGGCGATGAGTCCAAGCCTGGTCCCAGTGCTATTGGCGAGTTGCGAAAGGAGTATGGCATTCCCATCTTCGCTATCCTGACCctcgatgatatcattgCTGGTATGAAGAGCTTTGCTTCAGAGGATGACATCAAGCGAACTGAGGAGTACCGTCTCAAGTACAAGGCCAGTGACTGA
- a CDS encoding acetyltransferase gives MDEIAPEYDVIVLGTGLTECILSGVLSVKGKKVLHIDRNDHYGGEAASVNLETLFKKYGNFREGEDPWKQYGRLNDWNIDLVPKFLMSSGELTNILVSTDVTRYLEFKQVAGSYVQQGASNKATVAKVPSDAAEALRSPLMGIFEKRRMKSFIEWVGTFDPKDPATHKGLDINKCTMKDVYDKFGLETTTKDFIGHAMALYLTDDYITTPGQAPEAIQRIRLYGNSVARYGKSPYIYPLYGLGELPQGFARLSAIYGGTYMLNTNIDEIQYDGDKAVGIEATMTGVEEMKFKTKAKMILGDPSYFPNKAKVIGHVLRAICILKHPLAGTNDADSAQLIIPQSQVGRKNDIYIACVSSAHNVCPKGYWIAIVSTIAETSANHHVELQAGLDRLGKIEEQFMGPPIPIYEPLEDGTKDNIFISKSYDATSHFETTTDDVKDIYRRATGEELKVEGLREGIQVAEEQ, from the exons atggatgagattgctcCTGAATACGACGTCATCGTGCTGGGCACTG GATTGACCGAGTGTATTCTTTCTGG TGTTCTGAGtgtcaagggcaagaaggtccTCCACATCGACCGCAATGATCACTATGGCGG TGAGGCAGCTTCCGTGAACCTCGAGACT ctcttcaagaagtaCGGAAACTTCCGCGAAGGCGAGGATCCCTGGAAGCAATATGGCCGCCTCAACGACTGGAACATCGACCTTGTCCCCAAGTTCCTCATGTCCTCCGGCGAGTTGACCAACATTCTCGTTTCTACCGATGTCACACGGTACCTCGAGTTCAAGCAAGTCGCTGGCAGCTACGTCCAGCAGGGTGCCTCCAACAAGGCTACCGTCGCCAAGGTGCCCTCTGATGCCGCCGAGGCTCTGCGATCTCCTCTCATGGGTATCTTCGAGAAGCGACGCATGAAGTCCTTCATTGAGTGGGTTGGCACTTTCGACCCCAAGGACCCCGCGACACACAAGG GCCTGGATATCAACAAGTGCACCATGAAGGACGTCTATGACAAGTTCGGCCTCGAGACCACCACAAAGGACTTCATTGGCCACGCCATGGCTCTCTACCTCACCGACGACTACATTACCACCCCTGGCCAGGCTCCCGAGGCCATCCAGCGAATCCGCCTTTATGGTAACTCTGTTGCCCGATACGGAAAGTCTCCTTACATCTACCCTCTCTACGGTCTTGGCGAGCTTCCTCAGGGTTTCGCCCGCCTGTCTGCCATCTACGGTGGTACTTATatgctcaacaccaacatcgacgaGATCCAGTACGATGGTGACAAGGCTGTTGGCATCGAGGCGACCATGactggtgttgaggagatgaagttcaagaccaaggccaagatgatcCTCGGTGACCCCTCCTACTTCcccaacaaggccaaggttaTCGGCCACGTCCTCCGAGCTATTTGCATTCTGAAGCACCCTCTTGCTGGTACCAACGATGCCGACTCTGCCCAGCTCATCATTCCCCAGTCTCAAGTTGGCCGGAAGAACG ACATCTACATTGCTTGCGTTTCTTCCGCTCACAACGTCTGCCCCAAGGGCTACTGGATTGCCATTGTCTCGACTATTGCCGAGACATCAGCTAACCACCACGTCGAGCTCCAGGCTGGTCTTGACCGCCttggcaagattgaggagcagTTCATG GGTCCCCCTATTCCCATCTACGAGCCTCTCGAGGATGGtaccaaggacaacatcttcatctccaagagCTACGATGCCACCAGCCACTTCGAGACTACCACCGACGACGTCAAGGACATCTACCGCCGCGCCACCGgtgaggagctcaaggttgagggATTGAGGGAAGGTATCCAGGTTGCCGAGGAGCAGTAA